From Syngnathus typhle isolate RoL2023-S1 ecotype Sweden linkage group LG5, RoL_Styp_1.0, whole genome shotgun sequence:
GAATGACAAAATATGAATGTGGAATCATGTGGAGAAGTATTGAATCATGGAATTATGTGGTATGATATTAAACGCTGACGAATGACGACACGCATTATGTGTATTCTTAAGGCTTAAGAAATGGAGATCCATGAGATGCGAGTAATTCCCAACATTTTTTGACACAAGTAAGGTAAGTATCATAAAcaagttgttttcttttttttgaaaacgtcgacaaaacttttttttttttgcacgcaacgttggtttgtttgctggacaacaacaacattaaaCGTCCCACGGTCCGTCGCTAGAGGGCAGTAGGGACCtcactcaaatgacatcatcattacgtAGCAGGAAATAAAGCGACGACAACAAAACCGCGCTCGCTTAAAGTAGAGGACCATCGGGCGCCATTTTTAATACACCGGAACTCGGCTAGCAAGGTAGCATTAGCTGTTTATCAGCTGAAACTTTTAAATACGAATCGTAACCCAAATTTGACTCCTCGGCTTCAACAAAAATGAATGTTGTGGATCACGTGCGCGATATGGCGGCTGCTGGTCTCCACTCCAACGTCCGGATATTGAGCAGCTTGATGCTGACGATGAGTAATAACAACCCGTAAGTACCGACAATTGGGATCTGTCTATTTACTGAAAATCCGCTCTCTCATCTTCAGTTAAATCTCCGCTATTATAGTTCGTTGCTGATTGGTTAGCATCTAACAACTCACAATCGCAAATGTTGTTGATTAAAGCCAATTAATTACACGGCAGCAAGCCCGAAATGTAAACATGTCTAACGAAACAAATTATGTGTTGCAAGACTCGCATGTGAGAATATATCCGTATTACGTACAGTTTATAAACATGAGTGTCTTCGGTGACGTGACGTCAAATCTCAAAGATGATTTGAAAAGGCTATTGCGCAAAAGGAACGGTGTATTTTGTACTACTGTATTTCGAATTTTACTCAATTAATTTTCAATATTATTTTCACTGTTGTGAGGAATAGGGATGTCCCAATCTCAAGATGTTGACTCGAATTTGTCTGTTTGACTCCAAGAGAGCTTTTCTCACCTGCTCAAAAGTACCAGCTGTTGGTTTACCATGCGGATGCCATCTTCCACGATAAAGAGTATCGTAATGCTGCCTGTAAATACAGTATGGCACTGCAACAGAAGAAGGTGCTCAGCAAAACATCCAAAGTTCGAACCTCTGCTGGTGGAGCTGCGGCAAACGTCCAAACACAAGTATGAACATTAAACATTCATTGGAGACAGCATGTTACAGATACAGAATTACTTGGGCTGGATTGCCcatttgcaacttttttttttttaatctttatttTGCGCAGTCTATTTCAAAGCACACCTTTCCAATATGACTGTTTACACTCGCTAGACATTTGAGATAACTACTCAAGAGCTTGTAGAAAATACatgcaaaataatacaaaaatgctTTATAACACAAGAATTACCTCTTGGATCttaactaaaaataaatagtaaTTATTTCCCATTTAATGCTCATGAGAAATGGCAATGGCTATTTCATCATAGTAGTATATTAAGCTTCTCTAGTACCAATGTAGTATTCTAATATTTACTTTGTTTTTCAGAGTCTACCTTCAGAGATTGAAGTGAAATACAAGATAGCTGAATGTtatactattttgaaactggATAAAGATGCCATTGCAGTGCTTGATGGGATCCCATCTCGACAGAGGACTCCAAAGGTAGGCTTCTTATGTAAGATTGTTCAAAGCACTTTCACACGAGTGAGAGAGCGCATATTGGTAATACAATTAAGAAGAGCCGCATAATAGAGTAAACAGAGCTCACCATCCCATCATACTGCAGTTACCCCTGATTGAAGCGTACCAAAAGTGGCATTAGTtagggtttgtgtgtgtgcaaaatcCAGTTCTGGATAGTCTTTTAAAAATTGTTTGTTTCCATCGGACCCCAGATCAACATGATGCTAGCTAACCTGTACAGGAAAGCTGGACAGGAACGCTCTGCCGTGACCAGCTACAAAGAAGTTCTCCGACAGTGCCCCCTCGCTTTAGATGCAATCATTGGTATGCGTGACCACCCACCGTCTGCCCTCTGCCaccttgtgcgtgcgtgcgtgctcacCCAACCATGAAAGTTTGCTTTGTGAAAATGGGTGGACTTGTTTCTGCAGGTCTTCTGTCTTTATCAGTCAAAGGAGCTGAAGTAGCATCCATGACCATGGATGTTATCCAGAGTGTCCCCAACCTGGACTGGCTTTCTGTTTGGATCAAGGCGTATGCCTTTATACATGCAGGTGATAATCAAAGGGCCATCAACACCATATGGTAAGCAAAGATTACTTTAACTGAACACTTTCTGGTCCCAGATTTTTCTTCATAGACATGAAACCTGCATTTTActtaaaaagtttaaaatgaataaaaaaaagagtaattttTCCAAAATGGGTCCCCATTAGCAAAACGAACTTAAGAATAGGCAGATATTGTGTGGCTGTCATGCAAGTGATTCTATTTCCACTTTATGCACTCATTTGATCACTAAGCAATACTGCTTGTCCTCTTCTCCCTTCCTTTGACTTTCAGTTCTCTTGAGAAGAAATCTCTGTTGCGGGACAACGTGGATCTCCTCGTGAGCCTGGCAGACGTCTACTTCAGGGCAGGTGACACCAAGAATGCCATCCTCAAATTTGAACAGGCCCAAATGCTGGACCCGTATCTCATCAAAGGTACTGCTAGACATCATTGCTTTCCCTCATGCATAGACACCTTTTAGCTTTGAATTGTAAAGTGGCCATTTGTCCAACTTCTGAACAGTTCCATTACAGACACATTTTTGTAACTAGGCAGCAACGAAAAGTTTTACTCGGTTTAACGGTGATGTGATGCAACCTGACAGGGATGGATGTGTACGGCTACCTGTGGGCCCGAGAAGGACACCTGGAGGATGTGGAGGTCCTCGGCGGACGACTGTTCAATATCTCGGACCAGCATGCGGAACCTTGGGTGATTTCTGGGTGAGCATGTGCGCGGCAGGACGGCTAACTGGATGTTGCATTCATTAAAGTATGAGCAGAATGTT
This genomic window contains:
- the anapc7 gene encoding anaphase-promoting complex subunit 7; this encodes MNVVDHVRDMAAAGLHSNVRILSSLMLTMSNNNPELFSPAQKYQLLVYHADAIFHDKEYRNAACKYSMALQQKKVLSKTSKVRTSAGGAAANVQTQSLPSEIEVKYKIAECYTILKLDKDAIAVLDGIPSRQRTPKINMMLANLYRKAGQERSAVTSYKEVLRQCPLALDAIIGLLSLSVKGAEVASMTMDVIQSVPNLDWLSVWIKAYAFIHAGDNQRAINTICSLEKKSLLRDNVDLLVSLADVYFRAGDTKNAILKFEQAQMLDPYLIKGMDVYGYLWAREGHLEDVEVLGGRLFNISDQHAEPWVISGCHSFYSKRYSRALYLGAKAIQLNSNSVQALLLKGAALRNMGRVQEAIIHFREAMRLAPCRLDCYEGLIDCYLASNGIREAMGMANNIYKTLGSNAQTLTILATVCLEDPVTQEKAKTLLDKALAQRPDYTKAVVKKAELLSREQKYEEGIALLRNALANQSDCVLHRMLGDFLVAVNDYQEAMDQYSIALSLDPNDQKSLEGMQKMEKEESPTDATVELDGDDMEGSGEDGDLEGSDSEAAQWADQEQWFGMQ